A section of the Acomys russatus chromosome 10, mAcoRus1.1, whole genome shotgun sequence genome encodes:
- the LOC127194714 gene encoding vomeronasal type-1 receptor 48-like: MSSLENVLYFQAGLGVLANMFLLFFYTIIIVGHRAKPMDLISCQLNFIHIVLILTGGDTWLTGIFASLNIKNDLKCKATFYVSRVMRGLSICTTCLLSVFQAVTISPSTYLLAKFKHKLKKYMINAFFYIWSFNLSFSSNLIFYVGGFTNVSETKQIKVTKSCSLFPMNYIIRGLTLTVTISRDVFLVGVMLTTSTYMVIVLFRHQRQCKHLHSISHVRAPPEKRATQTILLLVVFFVAMYWVDFVISCTSFLLWMYDPVIVTVQKFVMNVYPTITPLVQISSDKRIINVLKIFQSKFH, from the coding sequence ATGTCCTCATTAGAGAATGTTCTTTATTTCCAAGCTGGACTTGGAGTCTTAGCCAacatgtttctcctttttttctataCCATCATAATCGTAGGTCACAGAGCTAAGCCCATGGACCTGATCTCTTGTCAATTGAACTTCATTCACATAGTGTTGATCCTCACTGGAGGGGACACTTGGCTTACAGGCATATTTGCATCACTGAACATTAAGAATGACTTAAAATGTAAAGCAACTTTTTATGTAAGCAGGGTGATGAGAGGCCTCTCCATCTgcaccacctgcctcctgagtgtgttcCAGGCTGTCACTATCAGTCCCAGTACTTATCTGTTggcaaaatttaaacataaactaaaaaaatacatgatcaatgctttcttctatatttGGTCTTTCAATTTGTCCTTCAGTAGTAACCTGATCTTCTATGTTGGTGGTTTTACCAATGTGAGTGAGACCAAGCAGATAAAGGTCACTAAATCCTGCTCACTCTTCCCCATGAACTATATCATCAGAGGACTGACTTTAACAGTGACAATCTctagagatgtgtttcttgtaggaGTCATGCTGACCACAAGCACGTACATGGTGATTGTCTTGTTCAGACATCAGAGGCAATGCAAGCATCTTCATAGCATCAGCCACGTTAGAGCACCTCCTGAGAAAAGGGCCACCCAGACCATCTTGCTGCTGGTGGTTTTCTTTGTGGCCATGTACTGGGTGGACTTTGTCATATCATGCACCTCATTCCTCTTATGGATGTATGACCCAGTCATCGTGACTGTTCAGAAATTTGTGATGAATGTTTATCCAACAATTACTCCTTTGGTACAAATCAGTTCTGATAAGAGAATAATCAATGTGCTGAAAATCTTCCAGTCAAAGTTCCACTAG